A single Chromatiales bacterium DNA region contains:
- the aroG gene encoding 3-deoxy-7-phosphoheptulonate synthase AroG — MRYQTDDVRIVSLKEVVPPETLHAEFPVSDEAATLIHDTRERIHRILHGEDDRMLVIVGPCSIHDPVAAIDYAKRLKRVRDRLAGDLEIVMRVYFEKPRTTVGWKGLINDPDLDESFHINLGLQLARKLLSDLNRMGMPAATEFLDLITPQYVADLISWGAIGARTTESQVHRELASGLSCPVGFKNGTDGGLRVAIDAIGAASRPHVFLSLTKQGHSAIFSTTGNTDCHIILRGGARGPNHDAASVNDAATQLEAAGLDPILMIDFSHANSQKDPKRQVDVGADVAAQVASGDGRIIGAMIESHLVGGRQDVVPGQDLCYGQSITDACLAWDATEPLLESLAAAVRARRGSAQRAAG, encoded by the coding sequence GTGCGTTACCAGACCGACGATGTCCGCATCGTCTCGCTGAAGGAAGTCGTCCCGCCCGAAACGCTGCATGCCGAATTTCCGGTCAGCGACGAGGCGGCGACCCTGATTCACGACACACGCGAGCGCATCCACCGCATCCTGCACGGCGAGGACGACCGCATGCTCGTGATCGTCGGGCCGTGCTCGATCCACGATCCGGTCGCGGCGATCGATTACGCGAAACGCCTCAAGCGCGTGCGCGACCGGCTGGCCGGCGATCTGGAGATCGTCATGCGCGTGTATTTCGAAAAGCCGCGCACGACGGTCGGCTGGAAGGGGCTGATCAACGACCCGGACCTCGACGAAAGCTTTCATATCAATCTGGGGCTGCAGCTCGCGCGCAAGCTGCTGAGCGACCTGAACCGCATGGGCATGCCGGCGGCCACGGAGTTCCTCGACCTGATCACGCCGCAGTATGTCGCGGACCTGATCAGCTGGGGTGCGATCGGTGCACGCACGACCGAATCGCAGGTTCATCGCGAACTCGCCTCGGGCCTGTCCTGCCCGGTCGGGTTCAAGAACGGCACCGACGGCGGTCTGCGCGTGGCGATCGACGCCATCGGCGCGGCCTCGCGTCCGCATGTGTTTCTGTCGCTGACCAAGCAGGGGCATTCGGCGATCTTCTCGACGACCGGCAACACCGACTGCCACATCATCCTGCGCGGTGGCGCACGCGGGCCGAACCACGACGCGGCCTCCGTCAACGACGCCGCCACACAGCTCGAAGCCGCCGGGCTGGACCCGATCCTGATGATCGACTTCAGTCACGCGAATTCGCAGAAGGACCCGAAACGCCAGGTCGATGTGGGCGCGGATGTCGCCGCGCAGGTCGCCAGCGGTGACGGCCGCATCATTGGCGCGATGATCGAAAGCCATCTGGTTGGCGGACGGCAGGATGTCGTGCCGGGCCAGGACCTCTGCTACGGCCAGAGCATCACGGACGCCTGCCTCGCCTGGGATGCGACCGAACCGCTGCTCGAATCACTGGCCGCGGCCGTACGCGCCCGCCGCGGCAGCGCGCAGCGCGCCGCCGGCTGA
- a CDS encoding DUF1304 domain-containing protein — protein sequence MEWLARIAVAIVAVLHLGFLVLEIFLWKRPVGRRIFGLSREVTDGAAALAANQGLYNGFLAAGLVWGLLDARAGTPVLVFFLACVIIAGIFGALTAKQSILWIQALPGAIALALVLATAMR from the coding sequence ATGGAGTGGCTCGCCCGGATCGCAGTCGCCATCGTCGCCGTGCTGCATCTCGGCTTTCTGGTGCTGGAGATATTCCTGTGGAAACGCCCGGTCGGGCGGCGCATTTTCGGGCTGTCGCGTGAGGTCACCGATGGCGCCGCGGCACTCGCCGCGAACCAGGGTCTCTACAACGGTTTCCTCGCCGCCGGGCTCGTCTGGGGCCTGCTCGATGCACGCGCCGGTACGCCGGTGCTCGTGTTCTTTCTCGCATGCGTCATTATCGCGGGCATCTTCGGCGCCCTGACCGCGAAGCAGAGCATCCTGTGGATTCAGGCGCTGCCGGGTGCAATCGCACTCGCGCTGGTGCTGGCGACCGCAATGCGCTGA
- a CDS encoding zinc ABC transporter substrate-binding protein — protein sequence MKRLPLMSRVWVVPLILALVGAAAAEPPIQVVATIRPLHSIAVAVAGESTSVSLLLPGAVSPHHLQLKPSQARALDAADVVVWVGPALETALAGSIARHPGQTAVALLETEGVSLRRAGDSAAEVDPHAWLDPANMAALARVLADQFARRDPVHAAAYRANAERVEQELAALDARVRTRLEPLRGRPFVTFHDAFAYFAARYGLAVAASVTLDADRPPTAGHLAELRRLFESDGARCLFTEPQFAPRIAERLTAGLEVHRAELDPLGYDIEPGAQLYARLLEGIADTVASCLAGR from the coding sequence ATGAAGAGGCTCCCGTTGATGTCGCGTGTCTGGGTCGTTCCCCTGATTCTTGCACTGGTAGGCGCGGCCGCTGCGGAGCCACCAATCCAGGTCGTCGCAACGATTCGACCGCTGCACTCGATCGCCGTGGCCGTGGCCGGCGAAAGCACGTCCGTGAGCTTGCTGCTGCCGGGTGCCGTTTCGCCGCACCACCTGCAACTCAAGCCATCGCAGGCGCGCGCGCTGGATGCCGCCGATGTCGTGGTCTGGGTCGGGCCGGCGCTGGAAACGGCGCTCGCGGGCAGTATCGCGCGGCATCCGGGCCAGACCGCCGTGGCCTTGCTCGAAACCGAAGGCGTCTCGCTGCGTCGCGCCGGGGATTCCGCCGCCGAGGTGGATCCGCACGCCTGGCTCGACCCTGCGAACATGGCCGCGCTGGCTCGCGTGCTGGCCGACCAATTCGCCCGGCGCGATCCGGTGCACGCTGCCGCGTACCGGGCGAATGCCGAGCGTGTTGAACAGGAACTCGCGGCGCTCGATGCGCGTGTGCGCACCCGGCTCGAGCCGCTGCGTGGGCGGCCGTTCGTGACCTTTCACGACGCCTTTGCCTACTTTGCCGCGCGCTATGGGCTTGCCGTTGCCGCCAGCGTGACGCTGGATGCCGATCGCCCGCCAACCGCCGGGCACCTCGCCGAACTGCGCAGGCTGTTCGAGTCCGACGGCGCGCGCTGTCTGTTCACCGAGCCGCAGTTTGCGCCGCGCATCGCCGAACGGCTGACCGCCGGGCTCGAAGTACACCGCGCCGAACTCGACCCGCTGGGATACGACATCGAGCCCGGTGCGCAGCTCTACGCCCGACTGCTGGAAGGGATCGCCGATACCGTCGCCAGCTGCCTGGCAGGCCGTTGA
- a CDS encoding polysaccharide biosynthesis protein, whose amino-acid sequence MFDSRTLLITGGTGSFGNAVVRRFLGSNLREIRILSRDEKKQDDMRKLYDSPRLKFHLGDVRDYQSVLNVTRGVDFIFHAAALKQVPSCEFHPLEAVKTNVLGTENVLEAAINCGVSRVICLSTDKAVYPINAMGITKAMMEKVAVAKSRSSGDTVITVTRYGNVMASRGSVIPLFTNQIRAGQALTITDPAMTRFMMTLDDAVDLVLFAFEHGNPGEIFVQKAPAATIETLARALTRLLDVPEHAINIIGTRHGEKLFEVLLSREEMVSAQDLGNYFRIPPDLRDLNYGKFVEQGEVTISESVEYTSHNTTRLDVPGMQALLMKLRFIEAAVRGEYVEPEE is encoded by the coding sequence ATGTTTGATTCAAGAACCCTGCTGATCACCGGTGGCACCGGGTCGTTCGGTAACGCCGTTGTCCGACGATTTCTCGGTTCGAACCTGCGCGAGATTCGCATCCTGAGCCGAGACGAAAAGAAACAGGATGACATGCGCAAGCTCTACGACAGCCCCAGGCTGAAATTTCACCTGGGCGATGTGCGCGATTACCAGTCGGTCCTGAATGTTACACGTGGGGTTGATTTCATCTTTCATGCAGCCGCGCTCAAGCAGGTGCCGTCCTGCGAGTTTCATCCGCTGGAGGCGGTCAAGACCAACGTACTGGGCACGGAAAACGTGCTCGAGGCCGCGATCAATTGCGGCGTCAGCCGCGTGATCTGTCTCAGCACCGACAAGGCCGTCTACCCGATCAACGCCATGGGCATCACCAAGGCCATGATGGAGAAGGTCGCCGTCGCAAAGTCCCGATCCAGCGGTGACACCGTCATCACGGTGACCCGCTACGGCAACGTCATGGCCTCACGTGGCTCGGTGATCCCCCTGTTTACGAACCAGATTCGCGCAGGACAAGCACTGACCATCACCGATCCTGCGATGACCCGTTTCATGATGACGCTGGACGACGCGGTGGACCTGGTTCTGTTTGCGTTCGAGCACGGCAACCCGGGCGAGATTTTCGTACAGAAGGCGCCCGCCGCCACCATCGAAACGCTTGCCAGGGCACTTACCCGGCTGCTTGATGTGCCTGAACACGCCATCAACATCATCGGCACTCGCCACGGCGAAAAGCTGTTCGAGGTGCTGCTCAGCCGCGAGGAAATGGTGTCGGCGCAGGATCTCGGCAACTACTTTCGCATCCCGCCTGACCTGCGCGACCTGAACTACGGAAAATTCGTCGAACAGGGGGAAGTCACCATCTCCGAGTCAGTCGAATACACCTCTCACAACACCACCCGCCTGGACGTACCCGGCATGCAGGCATTGCTGATGAAGCTGCGTTTTATCGAGGCCGCGGTACGCGGCGAGTATGTGGAGCCCGAGGAGTGA
- the wecB gene encoding UDP-N-acetylglucosamine 2-epimerase (non-hydrolyzing): MTVVGTRPEIIRLSRVIALLDRHCDHVLVHTGQNFDYELNQVFFDDLEIRKPDFFLNSTEGSTGAANTIGNVITAIDRVLEQVKPEAMLVLGDTNSCLAVIPAKRRKVPIFHMEAGNRCFDQRVPEETNRRIVDHTADVNLTYSSIARENLLREGLPADQIIRTGSPMYEVLHHYMPRITASDALRRLAVERHQYFVVSAHREENVDSDHGLEKLASILNALADDHALPVLVSTHPRTRRRIDEAGVQFHAQVRLMKPLGFLDYVQLQIHARAVLSDSGTISEESSILNFPALNLREAHERPEAMEEAAVMMVGLDVDRVRQGLSILETQPRGDGRGLRLVADYGMPNVSEKVLRIVHSYTDYVKRVVWRKY, encoded by the coding sequence ATCACCGTGGTTGGCACCCGCCCGGAGATCATCCGGCTGTCACGCGTGATCGCCCTGCTGGATCGACATTGCGATCATGTCCTCGTGCACACAGGGCAAAACTTCGACTACGAACTCAACCAGGTATTCTTTGACGATCTGGAGATTCGCAAGCCGGACTTCTTTCTGAACAGCACGGAAGGAAGCACGGGAGCGGCCAACACGATCGGCAACGTGATCACCGCCATCGACAGGGTTCTGGAGCAGGTCAAACCCGAGGCGATGCTGGTACTGGGCGACACGAACAGTTGTCTGGCGGTCATACCGGCGAAGCGCCGCAAGGTCCCGATTTTCCACATGGAGGCCGGAAACCGCTGCTTCGATCAGCGCGTTCCGGAAGAAACCAACCGGCGCATCGTGGACCACACCGCGGATGTCAACCTGACCTACAGCTCGATCGCGCGGGAAAATCTGCTGCGCGAAGGGCTGCCAGCGGACCAGATCATCAGGACCGGCAGCCCGATGTACGAAGTGCTGCACCACTACATGCCGCGGATCACGGCATCCGACGCGCTCCGGCGCCTCGCCGTTGAGCGGCACCAGTACTTCGTCGTGAGCGCGCACCGCGAGGAAAACGTCGATTCGGATCACGGTCTGGAGAAGCTGGCGAGCATCCTGAATGCGCTCGCCGACGACCACGCCCTGCCGGTGCTGGTGTCAACACATCCGCGCACCCGCAGGCGCATCGACGAGGCCGGCGTGCAATTTCATGCGCAGGTGCGCCTGATGAAGCCACTGGGCTTTCTGGACTATGTTCAGCTCCAGATCCACGCGAGAGCAGTTCTGTCGGACAGCGGGACGATCAGCGAAGAGTCGTCGATCCTGAATTTTCCGGCATTGAACCTTCGAGAGGCACACGAGCGACCCGAAGCCATGGAGGAAGCCGCGGTCATGATGGTCGGGCTCGATGTCGATCGGGTACGCCAGGGCCTGTCCATTCTGGAAACCCAGCCGCGTGGCGACGGACGCGGGCTGCGACTGGTTGCCGACTACGGCATGCCGAACGTCAGCGAAAAGGTGTTGCGCATCGTGCACAGTTACACCGACTACGTGAAGCGCGTGGTCTGGAGGAAATACTGA
- a CDS encoding glycosyltransferase family 4 protein yields MRIALIADTYPPLRTSGAVQLRDLSRELVRQGHEATVMLPAPGQSARWTVEHIDGVRVVRLRAPRTKDIGYVRRTLAEFRMPFAMLRSLRASPVADERWDGVVWYAPSIFHGPMASALKKSSGCKGYLIIRDIFPEWAVDMGLMGRGLPYRLLSTVARYQYSVADVIGVQTAGNRRYFADWMRSPGRTLEVLQNWLDQPAQLRCRIRIDETALAGRRIFVYAGNMGVAQGMDILVDLAERMRLRPDVGFVFVGRGSDGARLKRVCRDRDLDNALFFDEIDPDEIPDLYRQCSAGLVALDPRHRSHNIPGKFLTYMQSGLPVLASLNAGNDLAEVIRTEQVGQVCETHRIDDLLAFADRLLEQIETDGSLPDRCRALFEREFSVTRAAAQVVAALSA; encoded by the coding sequence ATGCGCATCGCGTTGATCGCCGACACCTACCCGCCGCTGCGCACCTCCGGTGCGGTGCAACTGCGCGACCTTTCCAGGGAACTGGTGCGACAAGGTCACGAAGCGACCGTCATGCTCCCGGCCCCGGGCCAATCCGCGCGCTGGACCGTCGAACACATCGATGGCGTCCGTGTCGTTCGGCTGCGGGCACCAAGAACCAAGGACATCGGCTACGTCCGCCGCACGCTGGCCGAATTCCGGATGCCGTTCGCGATGCTGCGAAGCCTGCGTGCCAGCCCTGTCGCAGATGAGCGCTGGGATGGGGTCGTGTGGTACGCACCATCGATCTTCCATGGCCCCATGGCGAGTGCGCTGAAGAAATCCAGCGGGTGCAAAGGCTACCTGATCATTCGCGATATCTTTCCGGAATGGGCGGTCGACATGGGTCTCATGGGGCGGGGGCTTCCCTACCGGCTGCTGAGCACCGTAGCCCGCTACCAGTACTCGGTCGCCGACGTGATCGGCGTCCAGACGGCGGGCAACCGGCGCTATTTTGCAGACTGGATGCGCAGCCCGGGGCGAACACTGGAGGTTTTGCAGAACTGGCTGGACCAGCCAGCGCAGCTGCGCTGTCGCATCCGGATCGATGAAACCGCACTGGCCGGACGAAGGATCTTTGTATATGCGGGCAACATGGGCGTTGCGCAGGGGATGGACATCCTCGTCGATCTCGCGGAGCGGATGCGCCTGCGTCCGGACGTCGGATTCGTGTTCGTCGGCCGCGGCAGCGATGGCGCGCGCCTGAAACGCGTCTGCCGTGACCGGGATCTCGACAACGCCCTGTTCTTCGACGAAATCGACCCCGACGAGATTCCCGACCTGTACCGACAGTGCAGCGCCGGCCTGGTCGCGCTGGACCCCCGCCACCGGTCGCACAACATCCCCGGGAAGTTCCTGACCTATATGCAAAGCGGACTTCCGGTGCTGGCCAGCCTCAATGCCGGAAACGACCTGGCTGAAGTCATCCGCACGGAGCAGGTCGGACAGGTCTGCGAGACCCATCGCATCGACGATCTGCTTGCCTTTGCCGACCGGCTGCTCGAGCAGATCGAGACCGACGGGTCGCTACCGGACCGATGCCGGGCGCTGTTCGAGCGGGAGTTCTCGGTCACCCGGGCCGCGGCACAGGTCGTTGCGGCTCTGTCGGCCTAG
- the znuC gene encoding zinc ABC transporter ATP-binding protein ZnuC has protein sequence MADQFLIEARGVRLSRAGRRILDGVSLAVPRRRIVTVIGPNGAGKTMLARVLLGLTPPDAGKVHRAAGVRIGYVPQRLTAEPLLPLTVARFLTLTMRADRDTCVAALARVDVDDLIDADLYRISGGELQRVLLARALLRRPDLLVLDEPAQGVDLTGQLEMYELIAALRDELGCGVLLISHDLHLVMAKTDEVVCLNSHVCCTGHPEAVSRHPEYLALFGEPAPAALAVYRHHHDHQHDVHGRVVEDGHD, from the coding sequence ATGGCCGATCAATTTCTGATCGAGGCGCGCGGCGTGCGGCTGAGCCGCGCGGGCCGACGCATTCTCGACGGCGTGAGTCTGGCCGTGCCGCGGCGGCGCATCGTCACGGTGATCGGCCCGAACGGTGCGGGCAAGACCATGCTCGCGCGCGTGCTGCTCGGGCTGACGCCGCCCGACGCGGGCAAAGTACATCGCGCCGCGGGTGTGCGCATCGGCTACGTCCCCCAGCGGCTCACCGCCGAACCGCTGCTGCCGCTGACCGTCGCACGATTCCTGACCCTGACGATGCGTGCCGATCGTGATACCTGTGTCGCCGCGCTCGCTCGCGTCGACGTCGACGATCTGATCGACGCCGACCTCTACCGCATCTCCGGCGGCGAACTGCAACGCGTGCTGCTCGCCCGCGCGCTGCTCCGGCGCCCCGACCTGCTGGTGCTCGACGAACCGGCGCAGGGGGTCGATCTGACCGGACAGCTGGAGATGTACGAACTGATCGCCGCGCTGCGCGATGAACTCGGCTGTGGCGTGTTGCTGATCTCCCACGACCTGCATCTGGTCATGGCCAAGACCGACGAGGTCGTGTGCCTGAACTCGCATGTTTGCTGTACCGGACACCCGGAAGCCGTGAGCCGTCATCCGGAATATCTCGCGCTGTTTGGCGAGCCGGCGCCGGCCGCGCTGGCCGTCTACCGGCATCACCACGACCACCAGCACGACGTGCACGGACGCGTCGTGGAGGACGGCCATGACTGA
- a CDS encoding metal ABC transporter permease, with the protein MTEFWVWPLAAALTVALVAGPLGCFVVWRRMAYFGDALAHSALLGVTLGFAIGLAPTAGVALVMIAVAALLVWLQEHTAFASDTLLGILAHLALALGIVLASRETNLRVDLLGYLFGDVLAVGPADFAGIAAITITVGIALALAWRGLLASVVHGELAAVEGVRVVALRWLFVMLIAALVAVAMRVVGMLLITALLILPGSAARALARTPEGMALIAAGVGVVSVLGGLAASFAFDWPSGPTIVLAAGVVFVVMQLAGALRSRAAQGS; encoded by the coding sequence ATGACTGAGTTCTGGGTCTGGCCGCTGGCTGCCGCACTGACCGTCGCACTGGTCGCCGGGCCACTGGGCTGTTTCGTCGTCTGGCGCCGCATGGCCTATTTCGGCGACGCGCTGGCGCACTCCGCGCTGCTGGGCGTGACGTTGGGTTTTGCGATCGGGCTGGCGCCGACCGCGGGCGTCGCGCTGGTCATGATCGCCGTTGCCGCCCTGCTGGTGTGGCTGCAGGAACACACGGCGTTCGCCTCCGACACCCTGCTCGGCATCCTCGCGCATCTGGCGCTCGCGCTCGGCATCGTGCTGGCGAGTCGCGAGACCAACCTGCGCGTGGACCTGCTCGGCTACCTGTTCGGCGATGTGCTCGCGGTCGGACCGGCCGACTTCGCAGGGATCGCCGCGATCACGATCACGGTGGGGATTGCGCTGGCGCTGGCCTGGCGCGGACTGCTCGCGTCCGTCGTGCACGGCGAACTCGCCGCCGTAGAGGGTGTGCGCGTGGTGGCGCTGCGCTGGCTGTTCGTGATGCTGATCGCCGCGCTCGTGGCCGTGGCCATGCGGGTGGTCGGCATGTTGCTGATCACCGCGCTGCTGATTCTGCCCGGGTCGGCGGCGCGCGCGCTGGCGCGCACCCCGGAAGGCATGGCGCTGATTGCGGCCGGCGTCGGCGTGGTCTCGGTGCTGGGCGGGCTTGCCGCCTCCTTCGCGTTCGACTGGCCCAGCGGACCGACGATCGTGCTCGCGGCCGGCGTCGTGTTCGTTGTCATGCAGCTTGCCGGCGCCCTGCGTTCACGCGCCGCTCAGGGCTCATGA
- a CDS encoding DUF288 domain-containing protein — translation MKTALVVTTIGAPNEAMRRLAAGCRAHDIHMIVIGDRSSPPDFRLDGADYYDLERQRATGLATALACPERHYARKNIGYLLAMREGAECIIETDDDNLPLPAFWAPRTRGRRARRVARAGWVNVYRYFTQAAIWPRGLPLASVNAGVPDPEPDSELDCPIQQGLADDNPDVDAIYRLTRPLPVRFEQATPVALGDRAFCPFNSQNTTWFRDAFALMYLPALCSFRMTDIWRGFIAQRLAWARDWSVLFHAATVEQARNEHDLMRDFADEIPGYLHNAAIGAMLDELRLSGSAAGMGRNLRLAYEGMISNGWIESGERVLLDAWLEDLAVLGLA, via the coding sequence TTGCCGGGCGCACGACATCCACATGATCGTGATCGGTGATCGATCGAGCCCGCCCGATTTCAGGCTCGACGGCGCGGACTACTACGATCTCGAACGGCAGCGAGCAACGGGGCTGGCGACCGCGCTGGCCTGCCCGGAACGTCATTACGCGCGCAAGAACATCGGCTATCTGCTGGCGATGCGCGAAGGTGCCGAATGCATCATCGAGACCGATGACGACAATCTTCCGCTGCCGGCGTTCTGGGCGCCACGCACGCGCGGCCGGCGCGCGCGTCGGGTCGCCCGCGCTGGCTGGGTCAATGTGTATCGCTATTTCACTCAGGCCGCGATCTGGCCGCGCGGGCTGCCGCTTGCGTCGGTAAATGCCGGTGTCCCGGATCCGGAACCCGACTCAGAGCTCGACTGCCCGATCCAGCAGGGCCTAGCCGATGACAATCCCGACGTTGACGCGATCTATCGCCTGACCCGGCCGTTGCCGGTGCGTTTTGAACAGGCGACGCCGGTTGCGCTCGGTGACCGCGCCTTCTGTCCGTTCAATTCGCAGAACACGACCTGGTTTCGCGACGCGTTTGCGCTCATGTACCTGCCGGCATTGTGTTCGTTTCGTATGACGGATATCTGGCGTGGATTCATCGCGCAGCGGTTGGCCTGGGCGCGTGACTGGAGCGTGCTGTTTCATGCCGCGACCGTGGAGCAGGCGCGCAATGAACACGACCTGATGCGTGACTTCGCCGACGAGATCCCGGGCTATCTGCATAACGCCGCAATCGGCGCGATGCTCGATGAACTCCGGCTCTCCGGCTCGGCCGCCGGCATGGGCCGGAATCTTCGGCTCGCCTACGAGGGCATGATCTCGAACGGCTGGATCGAATCCGGCGAGCGTGTGCTGCTCGATGCCTGGCTGGAAGACCTGGCCGTGCTTGGTCTGGCCTGA